A single region of the Sandaracinaceae bacterium genome encodes:
- a CDS encoding ferrochelatase — MPTDPSTPPVDAILLVSFGGPEGPDDVLPFLENVTRGKPVPRERLLAVAEHYQHFGGKSPINDHCRALIAALRVELDAHGVSLPIYWGNRNWHPLLPDTLRAMRADGVQRALAVFTSAFSSYSGCRQYQENVAAAQAEVGEGAPVVDKVRPFYNHPGFLGAVVERTREALATLNDDERGRAHLLFTAHSIPTAMAATCAYEAQLVSAAGMVARALDAASHEVVYQSRSGPPQVPWLEPDVCDHLEALAARGVGPVVVVPIGFLSDHVEVLWDLDEEARLAAERLGVRFVRAATVGTHPLFVSALRELIQEGLGQATPRVLGDAPALPARCPPGCCAYAPQRPARL, encoded by the coding sequence ATGCCCACTGACCCCAGCACCCCTCCCGTCGACGCCATCCTGCTCGTGTCCTTCGGCGGCCCCGAGGGTCCGGACGACGTGTTGCCCTTCTTGGAGAACGTGACGCGCGGCAAGCCCGTGCCTCGCGAGCGCCTGCTCGCCGTCGCCGAGCACTACCAGCACTTCGGCGGCAAGAGCCCCATCAACGATCACTGCCGCGCGCTCATCGCCGCGCTGCGCGTCGAGCTGGACGCCCACGGCGTGTCGCTGCCCATCTACTGGGGCAACCGCAACTGGCACCCGCTGCTGCCCGACACCCTGCGCGCCATGCGGGCCGACGGCGTGCAGCGCGCGCTGGCCGTGTTCACCAGCGCGTTCAGCAGCTACAGCGGGTGCCGGCAGTACCAAGAGAACGTCGCAGCCGCGCAGGCCGAGGTGGGCGAGGGCGCGCCCGTCGTCGACAAGGTGCGCCCCTTCTACAACCACCCGGGGTTCCTCGGTGCCGTCGTCGAGCGCACGCGCGAAGCGCTGGCCACGCTGAACGACGACGAGCGGGGCAGGGCACACCTGCTGTTCACCGCGCACAGCATCCCCACCGCCATGGCCGCGACCTGCGCGTACGAGGCGCAGCTGGTGAGCGCCGCAGGGATGGTCGCCCGTGCGCTCGACGCGGCCTCCCACGAGGTGGTCTACCAGAGCCGCTCCGGGCCGCCGCAGGTGCCGTGGCTGGAGCCCGACGTATGCGACCACCTCGAGGCCCTCGCGGCACGCGGTGTAGGGCCGGTCGTGGTGGTGCCCATTGGCTTCCTCTCCGACCACGTGGAGGTGTTGTGGGACCTCGACGAGGAGGCGCGCCTCGCGGCCGAGAGGCTGGGGGTCCGCTTCGTGCGCGCCGCGACCGTGGGCACGCACCCGCTGTTCGTCAGCGCGTTGCGCGAGCTCATCCAGGAGGGGCTCGGGCAGGCGACGCCGCGCGTTCTGGGGGATGCTCCAGCGCTGCCCGCGCGCTGCCCACCTGGCTGCTGTGCCTACGCGCCGCAGCGCCCGGCGCGCCTCTGA
- a CDS encoding 5'-nucleotidase C-terminal domain-containing protein has product MRARPHTSALLLLFQLLAVLSSLLGLPGCSRPAAAVREPENAAPPEPEAPPEAPGPVTLSVIGTNDVHGRVGRMAVVGGYVANLRRARERDGGAVVLLDAGDMFQGTLESNMAEGAPMVAAFNALRYDAAALGNHEFDYGPEGSDATPSRADQDPRGALRARVAEMRFPLLVANLRYRDGRPLDWPGVRPFVMLDDTHTAGVKVGVIGGTTAEALESTLADNVRDLEVMPLAPAVKEAAATLRAAGAQVVLLTVHAGGRCGSFDDPHDLRSCDPDEEIFGLARELGPGVVDLVVAGHSHAGIAHVVHGVPIIESYANGAAFGRADLTLVPGGGAPDVRLYPPRFICRNEHGTLDECETGEYEGALVTPHEGVLAATRDALANAEQLRARPLGVEVPVPLQRRHRDEGPLGNLLTDLMLALYPASDLAVLNAGGVRHSIAAGPLTYGELYEAIPFDNRFALVRMSAREVREMYEANLGSDNGLLLLSGMRVRARCAHGALTVQLLDARGRSVPDSRALQMVTNDFLATGDRHAFGRLRAEGAVTIEAGPPMRDRIAQLLSERGGSIDGRSPALFDPAHLRVDYQGERPVRCAPRR; this is encoded by the coding sequence ATGCGCGCGCGCCCGCACACCTCTGCGCTCCTCCTGCTCTTCCAGCTCCTCGCGGTGCTCTCGTCGCTGCTCGGCCTGCCCGGGTGTTCGCGGCCCGCTGCGGCCGTGCGGGAGCCCGAGAACGCAGCGCCGCCCGAGCCGGAGGCCCCGCCCGAAGCGCCGGGCCCCGTCACGCTGAGCGTCATCGGGACGAACGATGTCCACGGGCGCGTCGGCCGTATGGCGGTCGTCGGTGGATACGTCGCGAACCTGCGGCGCGCACGTGAGCGCGATGGGGGCGCCGTCGTTCTCCTCGACGCGGGAGACATGTTCCAGGGCACGCTCGAGTCCAACATGGCCGAGGGCGCGCCCATGGTGGCGGCCTTCAATGCGCTCCGCTACGACGCGGCCGCGCTCGGTAACCACGAGTTCGACTACGGCCCCGAGGGCTCGGACGCCACACCCAGCCGCGCCGACCAGGACCCCCGCGGTGCCCTGCGCGCGCGCGTGGCCGAGATGCGCTTCCCGCTGCTGGTGGCGAACCTGCGCTACCGCGACGGGCGCCCGCTCGACTGGCCCGGCGTGCGCCCCTTCGTGATGCTCGACGACACGCACACCGCAGGCGTGAAGGTGGGCGTCATCGGCGGGACCACGGCCGAGGCGCTCGAGTCCACGCTGGCCGACAACGTGCGGGACCTCGAGGTCATGCCGCTGGCACCCGCCGTGAAGGAAGCCGCAGCGACACTGCGCGCGGCAGGGGCGCAGGTGGTGCTCCTGACGGTCCACGCGGGCGGGCGCTGCGGCAGCTTCGACGACCCGCACGACCTGCGCAGCTGCGATCCCGACGAGGAGATCTTCGGGCTGGCGCGCGAGCTGGGGCCGGGCGTCGTCGACTTGGTGGTCGCGGGTCACTCGCACGCGGGGATCGCGCACGTCGTCCATGGCGTCCCCATCATCGAGAGCTACGCCAACGGGGCGGCGTTCGGACGCGCGGACCTGACACTGGTGCCCGGCGGTGGCGCGCCCGATGTACGGCTCTACCCGCCGCGTTTCATCTGCCGGAACGAACACGGCACGCTCGATGAGTGCGAGACGGGCGAGTACGAGGGGGCGCTCGTCACGCCGCACGAGGGCGTCCTCGCCGCCACGCGTGACGCGCTGGCCAACGCCGAGCAGCTGCGGGCGCGTCCGCTCGGCGTGGAGGTGCCCGTGCCCCTGCAGCGCCGCCACCGCGACGAGGGGCCGCTCGGGAACCTGCTCACGGACCTCATGCTCGCGCTCTATCCGGCGTCCGACTTGGCCGTGCTGAACGCGGGGGGGGTGCGGCACTCCATCGCGGCGGGGCCGCTCACGTACGGAGAGCTGTACGAGGCCATCCCCTTCGACAACCGCTTCGCGCTGGTGCGCATGTCCGCGCGCGAGGTGCGCGAGATGTACGAGGCCAACCTCGGCTCCGACAACGGCCTGCTCCTGCTCAGCGGGATGCGCGTGCGGGCCCGCTGCGCGCACGGGGCGCTCACCGTGCAGCTCCTCGACGCGCGCGGGCGGTCCGTCCCCGACTCGCGCGCGCTGCAGATGGTCACCAACGACTTTCTGGCGACGGGCGACCGCCACGCGTTTGGCAGGCTGCGCGCGGAGGGCGCGGTGACCATCGAGGCTGGCCCTCCGATGCGCGACCGCATCGCCCAGCTGCTGTCCGAGCGCGGGGGGAGCATCGACGGACGTTCGCCCGCGCTCTTCGACCCGGCCCACCTGCGGGTGGACTATCAGGGCGAGCGTCCGGTGCGCTGCGCCCCTCGGCGTTGA
- a CDS encoding protein kinase — protein MNTERELTDDDDQDTQSPVDSTRRLVGGRPLPLLFPPGSLDPISAGVEGPQREEPRYHGHEVLGAGGMGEVHRAHDGRVGRTVAIKSMVPDAARTPELRARFLREARVQAQLEHPSIVPVYDLDWDERDHPYFSMRRVAGVTLTDVFRLLREGDAEITATYSLQRLLSNFQQFCLALHYAHSRGVVHRDIKPPNIMFGTFGEVYVLDWGIAKVGSDADVDLLPGRGTVSDSQTMANEVLGTPGYMAPEQYRDSSDVDARADIYSLGCILFQMLTLQPLHRFASAMDRRRSTLAGVDARASVRTPDRGIPPELDAICVRATAVDPAARFQTARELHDAVQAFLDGDRDDRLREELAQAHVEQARDAARRLREGGGVDAELRQQAFAEAGRALALNPRDQDAATLLAHMMLEAPKEMPAEVFAANEAVVLKELVEGVRLASLALLGVVVCSVFLPLLGAIRSYASVAVILVALAVAGLFGLFVTAVRKDITRRDMVLLCVPVCVAIAGFSQIVGPLVVPPVLAIGFASLVATAHWLGWYRALIIGMVTLAWLVPATLDWLGLGGPPAYTFENGLMVAFPRMMEIPEAATRGGLMALFLAASLVVSALLWRYSSWVAESRRKLHLHAWHLESLLPRDTEQSSRSAARPLPPTTPD, from the coding sequence ATGAACACGGAACGCGAGCTCACCGACGACGACGATCAGGACACGCAGAGCCCCGTCGACTCGACCCGTCGCCTGGTGGGTGGGCGGCCGCTGCCGCTGCTGTTTCCGCCTGGGTCGCTGGACCCGATCTCTGCCGGCGTCGAAGGGCCTCAGCGCGAGGAGCCGCGCTACCACGGGCACGAAGTGCTGGGCGCGGGTGGCATGGGCGAGGTGCACCGAGCGCACGACGGACGCGTGGGGCGTACGGTCGCGATCAAGTCCATGGTCCCCGACGCGGCGCGCACACCGGAGCTGCGTGCGCGTTTCTTGCGGGAGGCGCGCGTCCAGGCGCAGCTCGAGCATCCCTCGATCGTGCCGGTCTACGACCTCGACTGGGACGAGCGCGACCACCCGTACTTCAGCATGCGGCGTGTCGCGGGTGTGACGCTGACCGACGTGTTCCGCTTGCTGCGCGAAGGAGACGCGGAGATCACGGCGACGTATTCGCTGCAGCGCCTGCTCAGCAACTTCCAGCAGTTCTGCCTGGCGCTGCACTACGCACACAGCCGCGGCGTAGTGCACCGAGACATCAAGCCCCCCAACATCATGTTCGGGACGTTTGGCGAGGTCTACGTGCTGGACTGGGGCATCGCCAAGGTGGGCAGCGACGCGGACGTCGACCTGCTGCCCGGACGGGGCACGGTGTCCGACAGTCAGACCATGGCCAACGAGGTGCTGGGCACCCCGGGTTACATGGCCCCCGAGCAGTACCGCGACAGCAGCGACGTGGACGCGCGCGCGGACATCTACTCGCTGGGTTGCATCCTGTTCCAGATGCTCACGCTGCAGCCCCTGCACCGCTTCGCTTCGGCGATGGACCGGCGTCGCTCGACGCTGGCGGGGGTCGACGCGCGCGCCTCGGTGCGCACCCCCGACCGGGGCATCCCGCCCGAGCTGGACGCGATCTGTGTGCGCGCCACGGCGGTAGATCCGGCAGCGCGCTTCCAGACCGCGCGCGAGCTGCACGATGCCGTCCAAGCGTTCTTGGACGGTGACCGAGACGACCGGCTGCGCGAGGAGCTGGCCCAGGCCCACGTGGAGCAGGCCCGTGACGCGGCCCGACGCCTTCGTGAGGGCGGCGGGGTGGACGCCGAGCTGCGCCAGCAAGCTTTCGCCGAGGCCGGCCGCGCGCTGGCCCTCAACCCCCGCGACCAGGACGCGGCCACGCTGCTGGCGCACATGATGCTCGAGGCGCCGAAGGAGATGCCCGCCGAGGTGTTCGCGGCCAACGAGGCGGTCGTGCTGAAGGAGCTCGTCGAGGGCGTGCGATTGGCCTCACTCGCGCTCCTGGGCGTGGTGGTGTGCTCCGTGTTCCTGCCGCTGCTCGGGGCCATCCGCTCGTACGCGTCGGTCGCGGTGATCCTCGTGGCGCTGGCTGTCGCAGGACTCTTCGGCCTGTTCGTCACCGCCGTCCGCAAGGACATCACCCGCCGCGACATGGTCCTCTTGTGCGTCCCCGTGTGCGTCGCCATCGCGGGCTTCTCGCAGATCGTCGGCCCGCTCGTCGTGCCGCCCGTGCTCGCCATCGGCTTTGCATCCCTGGTGGCCACCGCGCACTGGCTGGGCTGGTACCGCGCGCTCATCATCGGCATGGTCACCCTCGCCTGGCTCGTGCCCGCCACCCTCGACTGGTTGGGCCTCGGCGGCCCGCCCGCCTACACCTTCGAGAACGGCCTGATGGTCGCCTTCCCCCGCATGATGGAGATCCCCGAGGCCGCCACCCGAGGCGGCCTGATGGCACTCTTCCTCGCCGCGAGCCTCGTCGTCTCCGCGCTCCTCTGGCGCTACTCCAGCTGGGTCGCCGAGAGCCGCCGCAAACTCCACCTCCACGCCTGGCACCTCGAGAGCCTCCTCCCCCGCGACACCGAACAGTCCTCCCGCAGCGCCGCCCGCCCCCTCCCGCCCACCACCCCTGACTGA
- a CDS encoding rod shape-determining protein, producing MLFDWLYGLFSNDLAIDLGTATTLIYVKGRGIVSCEPSVVAVQRDPRGGKKVLEVGKAAKEMLGRTPGSVVAVRPLRDGVIADFEITEAMLRYFINKAHNRSTLVRPRIIICVPFGITEVEKRAVKEAAEGARAREVYLIEEPMAAAIGAGLPITEPSGNMVVDIGGGTTEVAVISLAGIVYSQSVRVGGDKMDDAIVAYMKRKYNLLVGEQTAERVKCTIGNAHAGEDTLSMEVKGRDLVAGVPKTVVVNGDEIRDALSEPINAIVEAVMTALERTPPELSADIVDKGIVLTGGGALLRNLDVLLREETGLPVMVADDPISAVVLGSGKVLDHPRLLKEVTIQ from the coding sequence ATGCTATTCGACTGGCTATACGGACTCTTCTCCAACGACCTCGCCATCGACCTTGGCACGGCCACGACGCTCATCTACGTCAAGGGCCGTGGCATCGTCAGCTGTGAGCCCTCGGTCGTTGCGGTACAGCGCGACCCGCGCGGCGGCAAGAAGGTGCTCGAGGTGGGCAAGGCGGCCAAGGAGATGCTCGGGCGCACCCCCGGCTCCGTGGTGGCCGTGCGTCCCCTCCGTGATGGCGTCATCGCCGACTTCGAGATCACCGAGGCGATGCTGCGCTACTTCATCAACAAGGCGCACAACCGCAGCACCCTGGTGCGTCCCCGCATCATCATCTGCGTCCCCTTCGGCATCACCGAGGTGGAGAAGCGCGCCGTCAAGGAAGCCGCCGAGGGCGCTCGTGCCCGCGAGGTCTACCTCATCGAGGAGCCCATGGCGGCCGCCATCGGTGCAGGCCTGCCCATCACCGAGCCCAGCGGCAACATGGTCGTGGACATCGGAGGCGGCACCACCGAGGTGGCGGTCATCTCGCTGGCCGGCATCGTGTACTCGCAGTCGGTGCGCGTCGGCGGCGACAAGATGGACGACGCGATCGTCGCGTACATGAAGCGCAAGTACAACCTGCTGGTGGGCGAGCAGACCGCCGAGCGCGTGAAGTGCACCATCGGCAACGCCCACGCCGGCGAAGACACCCTCAGCATGGAGGTCAAGGGCCGCGACCTGGTCGCGGGTGTGCCCAAGACCGTGGTGGTCAACGGCGACGAGATCCGCGACGCCCTCAGCGAGCCCATCAACGCCATCGTCGAGGCCGTGATGACGGCGCTCGAGCGCACGCCGCCCGAGCTCTCGGCCGACATCGTCGACAAGGGCATCGTGCTCACGGGGGGCGGCGCCCTCCTGCGCAACCTGGACGTCCTGCTCCGCGAGGAGACAGGCCTGCCCGTGATGGTGGCGGACGATCCGATCAGCGCAGTCGTGCTGGGCTCGGGGAAGGTCCTCGACCACCCGCGGCTGCTCAAGGAAGTGACGATCCAATAG
- a CDS encoding TetR/AcrR family transcriptional regulator — protein sequence MRYKKSAVSSSQIVQAAIRVLARQGYARTSLMDIAREAGMSKGAVHYHFPTKESLIEVVLTTATDAVQQRTIAAWSSGGDPLQSLHNSLEELWKARAERTDEALVVADLLAQSLYDDNLRPHLADYYRLAAEQIYVYLSGELDRVGIKPAISMEILPRIIIGLLDGLVMQAFVEPDVLNAADVVRAVESLGLALFGVPRLPA from the coding sequence ATGCGGTACAAGAAGTCGGCCGTGAGCTCGTCTCAGATCGTGCAAGCGGCCATCCGGGTGCTCGCGCGGCAGGGGTACGCGCGCACCAGCCTCATGGACATCGCGCGTGAAGCGGGCATGAGCAAAGGCGCGGTTCACTACCACTTCCCCACCAAAGAGTCGCTCATCGAGGTGGTGCTCACCACCGCCACCGACGCCGTGCAGCAGCGCACCATCGCCGCGTGGAGCTCGGGCGGTGACCCCCTGCAGTCGCTCCACAACAGCCTCGAAGAGCTGTGGAAGGCGCGCGCCGAGCGCACCGACGAGGCGCTGGTGGTGGCCGACCTGCTCGCGCAGAGCCTCTACGACGACAACCTGCGCCCGCACCTGGCGGACTACTATCGCCTCGCCGCCGAGCAGATCTACGTCTACCTGAGCGGCGAGCTCGACCGCGTGGGCATCAAGCCCGCCATCTCCATGGAGATCTTGCCGCGCATCATCATCGGCCTGCTGGACGGGCTCGTGATGCAGGCGTTCGTGGAGCCCGACGTGCTCAACGCGGCCGACGTGGTGCGCGCGGTCGAGTCCCTGGGGCTCGCGCTGTTCGGCGTGCCGAGGCTCCCCGCGTGA
- a CDS encoding HD domain-containing protein — translation MSASPASPPGALTRAALLDLIAGDPALTTIMERVAPRLAGDSGHDVEHALRVARAGLQLGEGHVDEREMIAAALLHDVVNLPKDHPDRALASEQSAAMARTWLLELGFAPEAAARVGDAVRTHSFSRGEAPTSALGDALQDADRLEALGVIGVFRTISTGTHMGANYFHASDPWAVERALDDKRYSVDHFFTKLFGLAETMRTDAGRAEATRRADVMRTLLTQLGRELGVPLQD, via the coding sequence ATGTCGGCCTCCCCCGCCTCGCCTCCCGGCGCGCTGACGCGCGCTGCGCTGCTCGACCTGATCGCCGGTGACCCCGCGCTCACGACCATCATGGAGCGCGTGGCGCCGCGGCTCGCGGGAGACTCGGGGCACGACGTGGAGCACGCTCTGCGCGTGGCGCGTGCTGGCCTCCAGCTGGGCGAAGGGCATGTGGACGAACGCGAGATGATCGCCGCCGCGCTGCTGCACGACGTGGTGAACCTCCCCAAGGATCACCCAGACCGCGCGCTGGCGAGCGAGCAGAGCGCGGCGATGGCGCGCACGTGGCTGCTGGAGCTCGGCTTCGCGCCCGAGGCAGCGGCGCGCGTGGGCGACGCGGTGCGCACGCACAGCTTCAGCCGGGGCGAGGCACCCACTTCGGCGCTCGGCGACGCCCTGCAGGACGCAGACCGGCTCGAGGCGCTCGGGGTGATCGGGGTGTTCCGCACCATTTCGACCGGCACGCACATGGGCGCGAACTACTTTCACGCCAGCGACCCATGGGCCGTCGAGCGCGCGCTCGACGACAAGCGCTACAGCGTGGACCACTTCTTCACCAAGCTGTTCGGGCTGGCGGAGACCATGCGTACCGACGCCGGCCGAGCGGAAGCCACGCGGCGCGCGGACGTCATGCGCACGCTGCTGACCCAGCTGGGCCGGGAGCTGGGCGTGCCGCTTCAGGACTGA
- a CDS encoding GMC family oxidoreductase: protein MTSATPSSPFTARQQRGLAALCDTFVGPVRPPRERAEDPTGFFARRASELDVAPRVAAHLARALGPADLTATGRLLDGLALLQLERMPQRAREAVVVALRKSSPDAAAGVAGLAALTAFYHYGSVGPDGRNPNWLETGYPGPPPVEVASPTLTPFAPEVNAGAVTLDADVVVVGSGSGGGVVAATLAAGGRSVIVLEAGGFVPEADMPSDDATGFERMYWRGGAQSTVEGTLGVLAGRTLGGGSTINWQNCVQPPEHVRHTWAHEHGLRGLDGAEFQGDLDAVAQRIGITTSCSDVNGVNQRLFDGAAALGLHAYVAARNVDEARYSPHTAGHVAFGDRSGAKLGSLRTWLPDAVTHGARVVVGARVDVVLTAQGRASGVRGRVRVGRDELPLTVRAKTVVVACGALETPALLLRSGMGGPAAGRFLRVHPAPAVFAIYDRVQRGWWGGPMTAVVDEFARVVEGHGYLIEAGHFHPGLTAASFPWASARQHKMVLAQQAYTAGSVAVVRDHGSGCVRLDAAGEAQVSWPGDDPVDRELIVRGVADMIRLHAAAGAKEIYDYALPRPVFRRGDDVERAAAAARDVPLGPGGRVPFCAHQMGSARMGTCSTTSVADPDGQLHGTRGVWVGDTSAFPTAVGANPMWTCMALARRTARAILAAG from the coding sequence ATGACGTCAGCCACGCCCTCATCGCCTTTCACGGCGCGCCAACAGCGCGGTCTCGCGGCCTTGTGCGACACGTTCGTGGGCCCCGTGCGTCCACCTCGCGAACGCGCGGAGGACCCCACCGGCTTCTTCGCGCGGCGCGCCTCGGAGCTCGACGTGGCCCCTCGCGTCGCCGCTCACTTGGCCCGGGCCTTGGGCCCTGCCGACCTCACGGCCACCGGCAGGTTGCTCGACGGGCTCGCGCTGCTGCAGCTCGAACGCATGCCTCAGAGGGCGCGCGAGGCGGTGGTGGTCGCACTGCGGAAGAGCTCGCCGGACGCGGCGGCGGGCGTCGCAGGGCTGGCGGCCCTGACGGCGTTCTACCACTACGGCTCGGTGGGCCCGGATGGACGCAACCCCAACTGGCTCGAGACGGGCTATCCGGGGCCTCCACCGGTGGAGGTTGCCTCGCCCACGCTGACGCCGTTTGCGCCGGAAGTGAACGCCGGTGCCGTGACGCTCGACGCCGATGTCGTGGTGGTGGGCTCCGGCTCCGGCGGGGGAGTGGTCGCCGCGACGCTCGCCGCCGGCGGGCGCAGCGTGATCGTGCTCGAGGCGGGCGGCTTCGTACCCGAGGCGGACATGCCCAGCGACGACGCAACGGGCTTCGAGCGCATGTACTGGCGCGGTGGAGCGCAGTCCACGGTGGAAGGCACCTTGGGCGTGCTCGCGGGCCGAACCCTCGGCGGCGGCTCCACCATCAACTGGCAGAACTGCGTCCAGCCTCCGGAGCACGTGCGACACACGTGGGCGCACGAGCACGGGCTCCGCGGGCTCGACGGCGCCGAGTTTCAGGGAGACCTCGACGCGGTCGCCCAGCGCATTGGCATCACCACGTCCTGCAGCGACGTGAACGGCGTCAATCAGCGGTTGTTCGACGGCGCGGCGGCTCTCGGTCTGCACGCGTATGTAGCCGCGCGCAACGTGGACGAGGCGCGCTACTCGCCGCACACCGCAGGACACGTGGCGTTCGGGGACCGCAGCGGCGCCAAGCTCGGCTCGCTGCGCACGTGGCTGCCCGACGCGGTGACCCATGGGGCCCGTGTCGTGGTCGGCGCGCGCGTCGATGTGGTGCTCACGGCGCAGGGGAGGGCGTCTGGCGTGCGCGGGAGGGTTCGTGTCGGACGCGACGAGCTGCCGCTCACGGTGCGCGCGAAGACCGTCGTAGTGGCCTGCGGCGCGCTCGAGACACCGGCGTTGCTCTTGCGGTCCGGCATGGGTGGTCCCGCTGCGGGGCGCTTCCTGCGCGTGCATCCTGCGCCGGCCGTGTTTGCCATTTACGACCGCGTACAGCGCGGCTGGTGGGGCGGCCCCATGACCGCCGTGGTGGACGAGTTTGCGCGCGTCGTGGAAGGACATGGCTACCTCATCGAGGCGGGGCACTTCCACCCGGGGCTCACAGCCGCGAGCTTCCCTTGGGCGTCCGCGCGACAGCACAAGATGGTGCTCGCCCAGCAGGCCTACACGGCAGGCTCCGTCGCGGTGGTCCGCGACCACGGCAGCGGCTGCGTGCGGCTCGATGCGGCGGGGGAGGCGCAGGTCAGCTGGCCTGGGGACGACCCCGTGGACCGTGAGCTGATCGTACGCGGCGTGGCCGACATGATCCGGCTCCATGCGGCTGCTGGCGCGAAGGAGATCTACGACTACGCGCTGCCGCGTCCCGTCTTCCGGAGGGGCGACGACGTGGAGCGTGCCGCCGCCGCCGCGCGCGACGTGCCCCTCGGGCCAGGCGGTCGCGTCCCTTTCTGTGCCCATCAGATGGGGTCTGCCCGGATGGGCACCTGCTCGACGACCTCCGTCGCGGACCCCGACGGGCAGCTGCACGGGACCCGGGGGGTGTGGGTGGGAGACACGTCGGCGTTCCCCACGGCGGTCGGTGCCAACCCGATGTGGACCTGCATGGCGCTCGCCCGACGCACTGCGCGCGCCATCCTTGCGGCGGGCTGA
- a CDS encoding sigma-70 family RNA polymerase sigma factor codes for MTTQDDERGPQGAEARGREAAELVAAAKAGDQRAFEALVIRYRPRIYALALHLTGSPSDADDITQDAFLRAYARLPEFEGRSQFFTWLYRIALHRALNIKRNRGRRPTTPLDDPRITAAVAVDAAGDPARTLELQEAYGHLLAAFDRLSPMLRTTVVLTTLQGLNYSEAAVVLDTTEGTIAWRVHEARKKLRDEMTRLLKDPTPVEAKRRARRISHMRDRPEMWTAAIGQLLGDGNGHVA; via the coding sequence ATGACGACCCAAGACGACGAGCGCGGCCCACAGGGGGCAGAGGCGCGCGGCCGCGAGGCGGCCGAGCTGGTCGCGGCCGCGAAGGCCGGGGACCAGCGCGCGTTCGAGGCGCTCGTCATTCGCTATAGGCCCCGCATCTACGCCTTGGCGCTGCACCTCACGGGGAGCCCGTCCGACGCCGACGACATCACGCAAGACGCCTTCCTACGCGCCTACGCACGGCTGCCCGAGTTCGAGGGCCGCAGCCAGTTCTTCACGTGGCTGTACCGCATCGCGCTGCACCGCGCGCTCAACATCAAGCGCAACCGCGGGCGCCGCCCCACCACGCCCCTCGACGACCCACGCATCACCGCCGCCGTCGCCGTGGACGCGGCCGGCGACCCGGCGCGCACGCTGGAGCTCCAGGAGGCCTATGGGCACCTGCTGGCCGCGTTCGACCGGCTCAGCCCGATGCTGCGCACCACCGTCGTGCTGACCACGCTGCAGGGGCTCAACTACAGCGAGGCGGCCGTCGTGCTCGACACCACCGAGGGCACCATCGCGTGGCGCGTGCACGAGGCGCGCAAGAAACTGCGCGACGAGATGACCCGCCTGCTCAAGGACCCCACGCCGGTGGAGGCCAAGCGCCGGGCGCGGCGCATCAGCCACATGCGCGATAGGCCCGAGATGTGGACGGCCGCCATCGGCCAGCTGCTGGGTGACGGCAACGGTCACGTCGCGTAG